The Pyxidicoccus sp. MSG2 DNA segment GTGGGGCGCGACAAGCGCGAGCTGACCTTCCTCCTCCAGGGGCCTGATCAGGAGGTCTTCCCGGCCTACGTGGACCACAAGGTCTCCGTCAGCGGGATGATCCGCAAGACGACCAACCACAGCGGCGTCGTGGACGTGCGCAAGTACTCGGCGAAGAAGCCGGAGGCCGAGGTGGTGGAGGTGGCCCCCGCGGAGACGGAGCCGCGGCTGCGCTACCTGTCGCCCGGCGAGGTCTCCATGGTGACGGCGGCCGGCATGGGCGCGGGCGTCAAGGGCTTCGCCACCATCCGTGGCAACCTCGAGATGACGGGCGAGGACTTCGTCATCGTGGTGTCCAACGGCGGCACCCGCCAGCAGGTCTCCTTCATCATCGAGGGCAAGGCCGCCAGCAAGCTGCTGCGCAAGCACGTGGGCCACACGCTGCAGATCCAGGGCGTCGTGGACAAGACGTCGGGCTGGGGCGGGCGCATCACCGCGGAGAACGTGGAGCCGCGTCCCTCCGAGGCCCGCGCCGTGTCTCGCGACGAGATGGAGCTGGTCCACATCGAGGGCGAGGTGCCCACGTCCGTGGACGTGAAGCTCAACCACGGCCTCACCGTGCGGCTGCCGGAGCAGCCCGGCTTCACGTGGGCGATTGAACCCACGGTGGCCAAGCGCGTGGGCCTGCGCGAGGCGAACTTCGAGCCCGGCCCCGGTGGCGGACCGGCCACCCGCGAGTTCTTCTTCACCCCCCGCAACCCGGGCACCTTCGAGGTGGAGTTCTTCCTGGCCAAGGCGCTGACCCCCGGCCTGGTGGACC contains these protein-coding regions:
- a CDS encoding protease inhibitor I42 family protein, which encodes MAKPKSGAKKTTPAGKAGAKPAAKKDNTARLDLIKNASKRVAKAATKLVKVATDVAKGAKGAAKKAAPEKVPEEKTPAAKAPAAKAATAKKAAPPAKTAAAAPAKGAPPAKAAGGKAGSKAGGSSGAGPSIPAADRPRPRATKLPPPGEPLTKREMEQLLTAGEGRGVMGEGSLKGRLALVNDMPHLVVVGRDKRELTFLLQGPDQEVFPAYVDHKVSVSGMIRKTTNHSGVVDVRKYSAKKPEAEVVEVAPAETEPRLRYLSPGEVSMVTAAGMGAGVKGFATIRGNLEMTGEDFVIVVSNGGTRQQVSFIIEGKAASKLLRKHVGHTLQIQGVVDKTSGWGGRITAENVEPRPSEARAVSRDEMELVHIEGEVPTSVDVKLNHGLTVRLPEQPGFTWAIEPTVAKRVGLREANFEPGPGGGPATREFFFTPRNPGTFEVEFFLAKALTPGLVDRSFKINVTVKP